One window of the Hemitrygon akajei chromosome 5, sHemAka1.3, whole genome shotgun sequence genome contains the following:
- the LOC140727876 gene encoding ribose-phosphate pyrophosphokinase 2-like isoform X2, whose translation MLCVEIGESVRGEDVYIIQSGCGEINDNLMELLIMINACKFASSSRVTAVIPCFPYARQDKKDKSRAPISAKLVANMLSVAGADHIITMDLHASQIQGFFDIPVDNLYAEPAVLRWIKENIPEWRNSIIVSPDAGGAKRVTSIADRLNVEFALIHKERKRANEVDKMVLVGDVEGRVAILIDDMADTCGTICHAANKLLSVGATKVYAILTHGIFSGPAISRINNAAFEAVVVTNTIPQEGKINDCSKVQVIDISMILAEAIRRTHNGESVSYLFNHVPL comes from the exons TGTGGAAATTGGGGAGAGTGTGCGAGGTGAAGATGTATACATCATCCAAAGTGGCTGTGGGGAAATCAATGATAATTTAATGGAGCTATTGATAATGATAAATGCCTGCAAGTTTGCATCATCATCTCGAGTCACCGCAGTTATTCCTTGTTTTCCCTATGCTAGACAAGACAAGAAAGACAAG AGCCGTGCCCCTATTTCTGCAAAGCTTGTGGCCAACATGCTGTCAGTTGCCGGAGCAGATCATATTATCACCATGGATTTGCATGCCTCTCAAATCCAG GGTTTCTTTGATATTCCTGTGGATAATTTGTATGCAGAACCAGCAGTACTGAGATGGATAAAGGAAAATATTCCAGAATGGAGGAATTCTATAATTGTCTCTCCAGATGCTGGTGGAGCTAAAAG GGTGACATCAATTGCAGATAgactgaatgttgaatttgctctAATCCACAAGGAAAGGAAGAGAGCAAATGAGGTGGACAAAATGGTGCTTGTTGGTGATGTTGAAGGCAGAGTGGCCATTCTTATCGATGACATGGCAGACACATGTGGAACCATATGTCACGCTGCTAATAA ATTGTTGAGTGTTGGTGCAACCAAAGTTTATGCTATTCTTACCCATGGCATCTTCTCTGGCCCTGCAATTAGTCGAATAAACAATGCTGCTTTTGAAGCTGTTGTTGTAACAAACACCATTCCGCAAGAAGGAAAAATAAACGATTGCTCAAAGGTTCAG GTGATTGATATATCTatgatccttgctgaggcaattCGTAGAACTCACAATGGTGAATCTGTGTCATATCTATTCAATCATGTTCCCTTGTAA
- the LOC140727876 gene encoding ribose-phosphate pyrophosphokinase 2-like isoform X3, whose amino-acid sequence MELLIMINACKFASSSRVTAVIPCFPYARQDKKDKSRAPISAKLVANMLSVAGADHIITMDLHASQIQGFFDIPVDNLYAEPAVLRWIKENIPEWRNSIIVSPDAGGAKRVTSIADRLNVEFALIHKERKRANEVDKMVLVGDVEGRVAILIDDMADTCGTICHAANKLLSVGATKVYAILTHGIFSGPAISRINNAAFEAVVVTNTIPQEGKINDCSKVQVIDISMILAEAIRRTHNGESVSYLFNHVPL is encoded by the exons ATGGAGCTATTGATAATGATAAATGCCTGCAAGTTTGCATCATCATCTCGAGTCACCGCAGTTATTCCTTGTTTTCCCTATGCTAGACAAGACAAGAAAGACAAG AGCCGTGCCCCTATTTCTGCAAAGCTTGTGGCCAACATGCTGTCAGTTGCCGGAGCAGATCATATTATCACCATGGATTTGCATGCCTCTCAAATCCAG GGTTTCTTTGATATTCCTGTGGATAATTTGTATGCAGAACCAGCAGTACTGAGATGGATAAAGGAAAATATTCCAGAATGGAGGAATTCTATAATTGTCTCTCCAGATGCTGGTGGAGCTAAAAG GGTGACATCAATTGCAGATAgactgaatgttgaatttgctctAATCCACAAGGAAAGGAAGAGAGCAAATGAGGTGGACAAAATGGTGCTTGTTGGTGATGTTGAAGGCAGAGTGGCCATTCTTATCGATGACATGGCAGACACATGTGGAACCATATGTCACGCTGCTAATAA ATTGTTGAGTGTTGGTGCAACCAAAGTTTATGCTATTCTTACCCATGGCATCTTCTCTGGCCCTGCAATTAGTCGAATAAACAATGCTGCTTTTGAAGCTGTTGTTGTAACAAACACCATTCCGCAAGAAGGAAAAATAAACGATTGCTCAAAGGTTCAG GTGATTGATATATCTatgatccttgctgaggcaattCGTAGAACTCACAATGGTGAATCTGTGTCATATCTATTCAATCATGTTCCCTTGTAA
- the LOC140727876 gene encoding ribose-phosphate pyrophosphokinase 2-like isoform X4, producing MLSVAGADHIITMDLHASQIQGFFDIPVDNLYAEPAVLRWIKENIPEWRNSIIVSPDAGGAKRVTSIADRLNVEFALIHKERKRANEVDKMVLVGDVEGRVAILIDDMADTCGTICHAANKLLSVGATKVYAILTHGIFSGPAISRINNAAFEAVVVTNTIPQEGKINDCSKVQVIDISMILAEAIRRTHNGESVSYLFNHVPL from the exons ATGCTGTCAGTTGCCGGAGCAGATCATATTATCACCATGGATTTGCATGCCTCTCAAATCCAG GGTTTCTTTGATATTCCTGTGGATAATTTGTATGCAGAACCAGCAGTACTGAGATGGATAAAGGAAAATATTCCAGAATGGAGGAATTCTATAATTGTCTCTCCAGATGCTGGTGGAGCTAAAAG GGTGACATCAATTGCAGATAgactgaatgttgaatttgctctAATCCACAAGGAAAGGAAGAGAGCAAATGAGGTGGACAAAATGGTGCTTGTTGGTGATGTTGAAGGCAGAGTGGCCATTCTTATCGATGACATGGCAGACACATGTGGAACCATATGTCACGCTGCTAATAA ATTGTTGAGTGTTGGTGCAACCAAAGTTTATGCTATTCTTACCCATGGCATCTTCTCTGGCCCTGCAATTAGTCGAATAAACAATGCTGCTTTTGAAGCTGTTGTTGTAACAAACACCATTCCGCAAGAAGGAAAAATAAACGATTGCTCAAAGGTTCAG GTGATTGATATATCTatgatccttgctgaggcaattCGTAGAACTCACAATGGTGAATCTGTGTCATATCTATTCAATCATGTTCCCTTGTAA